atgttgtatgtatgtatcgtaaCAACGCGTTATTAACCTAAAAACAAATACAtcaatactattattttttaatatacatatttaacaattgtttaacaatatatgttttttgatttttttcaacttacttgttgtatattttttattgattaatttaattataactaaattaacaaaattaaaaagttttatagcaaagaaattcatttactTGGTCTCGCTTTTGCGTTGTcacataaaaattcttaatctttcatacattatattaagCTTTTAATTTCCACATGCATTATAATTAGGTTTAATGATACATgtacatcatttttattctaatatttaatttattatttttatcttgtaaaatataaaataaattcgtaccATAATATGAAAGGCGGGAACGCAATACAGTGACGTTTTAGTAAAGgttagttctctctctctctctttcatgtGCGTGCACCTTATTGCAATTGCTTGTTGCTGATTGGTAAATTATTCTACGTAGATTATGGtatattttgcaatttttttttttatttaaaaaatgataacagtaatatattatatatattaaatactatatattttttatatttaattacatataattgaAGATAACGAATCTGTCGATAATGAagacaaaaacaaatttttactcCTCCACAGAAGTTCATAAACCTTATTAATGTATAGTTCATGACAATTTATTCCGAACTTAAGATTCTGATTTTTTGCTGAAAAGCACATTGGgtgaatttaaagaaaaactttcatACAAGAATTTTGGAAGATGGTAGGTTTTCTTAatgcaaaatattattatatataactatacacTTGTTTTGcattagttatatattttttatgtaaaacaaTGTACTCAAATATTTCTTGACTTTTCTATTCTAGCCatacattatatttcatattattccttcaaattaattaatttatttatttatattctaagtcaataaaatttgtatgttcatatttttttattaaatcatatacatatatatacacaaaaacTTTGTGACACTTTATTAGAGATTATATTCTTCTAACCTTATaaggaaattaattttgaCTCACGCCCACTTAACATTACCGGTAAACGAAGTATTTATCTTTTCAGGATATaaagacaatatatatacatgcgcaattacttaaataaaaattcatacttTGTTTTCCCttgttaaatgttttataaataataagtgaatacctataaatttttaattcagttGTTTTAAATAGTATGTTAAAATAAAGTGTATaattgataaagaatatttaatagtttgtgaaccattgaaaaaaattatataaaaaagcaaaagaacaaaaattaaaaagatggGAAGATATATGAGAgtactatttatttttgttattaataaaatattttttattaatgtcaTGTTGTatgtcaattaatttttatttccagcAACctcaaataattttgttgaaagAAGGTACAGATGCATCTCAAGGAAAACAACaagtaatatcaaatataaatgcaTGTCAAGTGGTTGTAGATGCTGTGAGGACCACGTTGGGTCCTCGTGGTATGGATAAGCTTATTGTAGATCAAAATTCTAAAAGCACTATTTCTAATGATGGTGCTACTATATTAAAGCTATTAGAAATTGTACATCCTGCTGCTAAAACCTTGGTAGATATTGCGAAGTCTCAAGATGCAGAGGTAAATTTcgttatattacaaaatttttatgatattatctCTCTATAATGGTATAGAgcaaaagtataaaaatgaaatactgTTGTTCTTTATTTAGAGAAAATTGAACGGAGGATGTATAGACTAGTGATTTCTTGTAGTTACTTGAAATTGCTTCAATAATATCCgacatataaatgaaaataattatagaaacaaaatttaatgattcaaaatatattattttatacaggTTGGTGATGGTACAACCAGTGTTGTTTTATTAGCAGGAGAGTTTCTAAAACAAATGAAACCATTTATTGAAGAGGGTGTTCATCCACGTATCATAATTAAAGCTTTGCGTCGTGCACTACAACTTGCAGTTGAGAAAATCAATGCATTaagtattaaaatgaataaggATGACcttaaaaatcaagaaaacCTCTTGAAAGAATGTGCAGCTACTTCTATGAgttcaaaattaattcatcaacaaaagaaatattttagtgAACTAGTTGTCAAAGCTGTTATGATGTTAGATGATTTATTGCCTTTAAATATGATTGGTTTTAAAAaggtattatatttgtttctacTGATAATACATGTGcatgcaaaatatatattggcTCATTCAAAActtgcaattatttatttaatatataggtATCTGGTGGAGCTTTAGAGGATTCAGAGTTAATTGAAGGTGTTGCatttaaaaaaactttttcataTGCTGGATTTGAAATGCAACCTAAGAACTATTCTAATTGCAAAATTGCTCTATTAAACATTGAATTAGAACTTAAAGCAGAGAGAGATAATGCCGAAGTTCGTGTAGATAATGTTGCAGAATATCAGAAAATTGTTGATGCAGAatggaaaattttatatgataaactTGAAAAGATTTGGCAAATTGGAGCGAATATAGTATTATCTAAATTACCGATTGGAGATGTAGCGACACAATATTTCGCTGATAGAGATATGTTTTGCGCTGGTAGAGTTCCAGATGAAGATTTAAAAAGGATAATGAAAGCATGTGGTGGAAGTATTTTGACTACTATACATGATATCAAGGAATTAGATCTTGGAGATTGTGGCCTCTTTGAAGAAAAGCAAATTGGCGGTGAAAggtaatgattttttttaaatctattctGATActaaaagttataatatttttgtttccagATTTAATGTACTGCGTAAGTGTCGTCACGCGAAAACttgtacatttattttacgtgGTGGAGCAGAACAATTTttagaagaaacagaaagatcaCTTCACGATGCAATTATGGTAGTAAGACGTATGGTGAAAAACGATGCCATTGTTGCTGGTGGTGGAAGCATCGAAATGGAACTATCGAAAACTTTGCGCGATTATTCCC
The Vespula pensylvanica isolate Volc-1 chromosome 4, ASM1446617v1, whole genome shotgun sequence DNA segment above includes these coding regions:
- the LOC122628727 gene encoding T-complex protein 1 subunit eta is translated as MQPQIILLKEGTDASQGKQQVISNINACQVVVDAVRTTLGPRGMDKLIVDQNSKSTISNDGATILKLLEIVHPAAKTLVDIAKSQDAEVGDGTTSVVLLAGEFLKQMKPFIEEGVHPRIIIKALRRALQLAVEKINALSIKMNKDDLKNQENLLKECAATSMSSKLIHQQKKYFSELVVKAVMMLDDLLPLNMIGFKKVSGGALEDSELIEGVAFKKTFSYAGFEMQPKNYSNCKIALLNIELELKAERDNAEVRVDNVAEYQKIVDAEWKILYDKLEKIWQIGANIVLSKLPIGDVATQYFADRDMFCAGRVPDEDLKRIMKACGGSILTTIHDIKELDLGDCGLFEEKQIGGERFNVLRKCRHAKTCTFILRGGAEQFLEETERSLHDAIMVVRRMVKNDAIVAGGGSIEMELSKTLRDYSRTIAGKEQLLIGALARALEIIPRQLCDNAGFDATNILNKLRQKHHKGLYWYGVDINSEDIADNMEACVWEPAVVKINALTAATEAACLILSVDETIKNPRSSNDSEGRGMGRPM